GATGCCAAAGGTCACGATGACTGGGTCCAGCTCTGGACGGAATTCTCCTTTTGCAATGCCCTCCTTAACTACCTGCTCGATATTAAAGCGGAACAGATCCCTTTTCGGGATAATTTGGCTAAGCTTTTCATCACTCAATGCCTTCATCTCTCGAAAGAATACCTTTGCGCTTTGACCTTGGCTTTGAATATCATGAATCAGTAGAGAAATGACACCTTGAATCTTTGCCGCTGCCGGGGCAGAGGTATCCTCTAAGATGACCTCCTGCCTGGCAATCAGCCCGTCAATATAGGAAAGGTGGATATCCATCAGCAGCTCTTCCTTGCTAGAGAAATAATAATAAAAGGTTCCTTTCGTCACTCCAAGTGATTCAACGATATCCTGAATGGATGTCTCCTTAAATCCCTTTCTTTCAAAGAGACGGATACTGCTTTCGATGATTTTTTCCTTCATGATTTATGGCCCCCGTTTCTCCTCAAATCTGGCTCGGCCTAGGTTTGCCATAAAAGATTGCGAGACTTAAGATTTGGCTTGAACCTCTTCCCTGAGTGCTCGGCGCAAAATTTTGCCGACATTGGTCTTTGGCAGCTCCCTGCGAAATTCAACAATCGTCGGCACTCGGTAAGCAGCCATATTCTGTTTACAGTATTCTATGATTTCTGCCTCATCGGCAGTTTGCCCATCCTTTAAAACAAGAATCGCTTTGACTGTTTCTCCCCTATATTCATCCGGTACCCCAATCACGACTGCCTCTTGGACAGCAGGATGCTCATAGAGCACTTCCTCTACATCACGTGGATAGATGTTATATCCGCTCGCAATAATTAAATCCTTCTTGCGATCCACGATAGATAAATAGCCATCCTCGTCTACCATTGCGATATCCCCTGTGTACAGCCATCCGTTACGAAGCGTCACACTTGTCTCTTCAGGCATATTCCAATAACCTTTCATGATCTGGGGTCCCTTGATAACCAGCTC
The sequence above is drawn from the Pradoshia eiseniae genome and encodes:
- a CDS encoding TetR/AcrR family transcriptional regulator; this encodes MKEKIIESSIRLFERKGFKETSIQDIVESLGVTKGTFYYYFSSKEELLMDIHLSYIDGLIARQEVILEDTSAPAAAKIQGVISLLIHDIQSQGQSAKVFFREMKALSDEKLSQIIPKRDLFRFNIEQVVKEGIAKGEFRPELDPVIVTFGILGMANWTYQWFHPGGRLGEEEVSGIFIDMILTGIAS